CCGGTCGGCCCGCAGTATGGGAGCCAATGAACGCCAGATTCTGCTGCATGTGATTGTTCCGGCGACAACCCCGTTTATTTTCACAGGTGTGCGCCTGGCAATGGGAACCTCTTATATGGCCATAATTGGTGCGGAGATGATTGCCGCAAATGAGGGAGTGGGTTACCTGATCTGGAATTCAAGACTCTTTTTCCGGACGGACTGGATCTTTGTCGGGCTGATTTCCCTGGGTTTTATGGGATTCCTGACGGATCGATTGTTCAACTGGTTTGGTCGCAGGGTACTCTACCGATATGGGGTGATTGGCGGAGCGAAGCGGGTCTGAATGAAAACATAGGAACACCGAATTACAGACGTTACTTGCAAAGGGATTTATGTTGTTGTAACGTGTGATCAATAACCTGTTTTGGCACTTCTACATGAGGCCAGAACAGGTTTTTTGTGTGCTGGCCTCAGGAGTTTCGGCATTGGCATCAAACCGTGGTATAATTGAATTTCAAAAATACAATTAACGTCATGCGGGCTGTACATATGCTGCATGCAGGAGACATTATGGATTGGATTATTGGCGCCGTATGCGCTTCTATGGTGGCAGGTGCTGCCTATGCGAAAAAGTCGCTAACCCTGTCTGGCTGCCTGGCAGCAATCATGATGGGAACGATATATTACGGAGCGGGTAACCTGTTCTGGTTTGGCACGTTATTGTTGTTCTTCATTACTTCAACGTTGCTCTCCAGGTATCGTAAAGATCGGAAGCAGGAGCTGGAGAAATCCTATGCCAAGTCAGGAAATCGGGATGCCGGGCAAGTAATGGCTAATGGTGGAATGGGCATGTTCCTATGTCTGGGATTCTGGATATTTCCACATCCGGCTTGGATATATGCTTTCATTGGTGTAATGGCTACCGTGACATCGGACACATGGGCAACTGAACTCGGGAGTCTCAGTCGCAAGCCGCCGCGCTCTGTTCTCACATGGAAGGTACTTACGCCAGGTGCTTCAGGAGGTGTCTCATTTCTCGGCACCGTGGC
The window above is part of the Paenibacillus sp. 1781tsa1 genome. Proteins encoded here:
- a CDS encoding DUF92 domain-containing protein: MDWIIGAVCASMVAGAAYAKKSLTLSGCLAAIMMGTIYYGAGNLFWFGTLLLFFITSTLLSRYRKDRKQELEKSYAKSGNRDAGQVMANGGMGMFLCLGFWIFPHPAWIYAFIGVMATVTSDTWATELGSLSRKPPRSVLTWKVLTPGASGGVSFLGTVAAAVGGALIGAGAFLFSWIAGIEGFGLFSWTFVGLVGGLAGAFADSYLGATVQMMYRCTVCGREVEVHEHCGHPTVRARGWAWMSNDLVNVLSSVIGGCVAIGLGNILAL